From the Rhodoflexus caldus genome, the window GTTGCACTTTGGCATTGGCAGGCAACCATCCACTGTCGGTTTTTACGCGCACCAACTGCACTGTCAAGTTGCTGTTGCCTTTGGTGTTTGGCTTCACGGGAGAAATAATATCTGCCTCATAGGCCTTCACAAGGCTGTCCGGCACGTGTAGGCTCATGCGCTCGCGTGGCTCAACTTGCCACATGCGCAGTGCACCGAAGCTAAAAAAGGCTATATAAACACTTACCGTCGCCCCTATATAAAACAGGTTGGCTGCACGCGCACGACGCATAACCAACCTGTAACACCATAAATATGCAATAACGGCTGTGGCAAAAGTACCGGCATACCATATACCCGCAGGCATATATCGGGCACATATGATGCCTGCAATCACAAGCAATGCCACCCGTAGAAAAGGCAGGCTTTCCCAGTTGCTTTTAAATACCATTCGCCGTGGAGAGTGAATGGCTAAAATTAAGCAATGGTAAAAATATTTTTATGCTGTGGCTTCTAAATTTGTCATTCGGCCGTTTTCGTCAAATTTGGCAACAATGCTCACATCGTTTTTAAGCGCTGTAACCGTATCGCCGTCTTCGCCGTATTCCAGTCCTTTGGCTACCAAATATTGCAGGAATGCACTGCGCTGATTCATCGGGAACAGGTTGCAAATAGCAGGAAAGATATCCGGTATAGCGCCAAGGTCTTCTTTGGTTCTGTTGGGCACTCTGGCGTTGTAAACGGTCAGCAACAGTGCAGTATCTCCCAAATCGGCAATGAAATAGCCCGTCGCTTTAAACATTCCCGAAGCTATCAAACCTAATTTATGCACATCGTTTTCGGTAGCTTGGAAGCCGTGATAACGCAGGAAATCGTTGTTATAACGCTCGCCGTATTCTTTCAACTGTCGAGCATGAGACAGCACCGCTTCGGGAAAATTGCCGGCAGGATTTGCCCATGCATACAGCCACGCCTGAGAATCAGGAATGTAGGTACCTATTACTTGGATAGGACATACCAGATTGCTGCCGAAAATAACATGCGAACCCTCTACGTTAATATGCCATGGCTGATTGCCAATGATTTGATAAAAAGCGGTTTGTTTTTCAAGTGCAATCGCGCCGTAGCGCTCTATCAGTTCCTGCTCGGTTTGGCAGGGTGCTGTATGCAACGATGTGTTTACTGTCATTTTTGTACAAAGTTAATCGCTGCTTTTGGGCAGCATCAGACCGCAAAGCTATTGGTTTCTTGCCGATTTCCGCGTTGTTGGCAGCTACATTCTGTCTGCAAGAATCCTCTTCCACCTATTCAGCAGCAAGCGTATTTTATCGGAGGTTTGCAGTGGGCAAAGAACTCCTCAAAGGCCGGCAGTCGCATGAAAACGGAGTTGTTCAATTTGTGATAGCCATTCCCGAAAATGCTGACAATATTTTTGGGCTGCTTCCAAATAATCAATACCGGGTAAAATTGCTCCAACCGACACCTTGTTTCCTTCATATTCAGGTATCAATCGGATAATGTGCTTTGACGGTGCCGTTTCCTTCCCTTCATTCACCAATTCAGGATTGCCCTCATACTGCGCTACAACTGCTTTCAACTGTTCAATTGCATCCCGTTTATCAGGGTATTCCAACAGCAGTGAATCAGGATTAGCCAGCAGCAGCGATTCAAATTCATGCAATTGGATATAGGGAATAAACTTGCGATAGCCAAGGTCTTGCTTTAAGGCATTCTCCAAAAAAGCGACTTTTTGGTATGGGTCTGTTATGTGCTGTGCTTGTTGAAATCCGGGAAAATCATCAGAAAGCGCATACAGGTCAAACATGGTAGAAAAGTATGGCTCTCCACTTTTTTCCTCTTTTATCCATCGCATTATATCGGCTTTGACGCGTTGATAATCCAACGATCCGCCTCTGAATATTTTATGCCGGTTACGGGATGTTTTTACACAACGACTCTCAATAAAAATACCCTTGGGGTTAAAATGTGGATTCAATACCTGCCGACAGAATTCCATTTCGGTTTGTCCTTCGGCAACGATATTTACGCGAATAACGTTCATCAAGGCTGCCCTCCTATCACGTTTTTCTCCCAAAGCTCGCTAAGGCTGTAATTTCCCAGCCATTCGGCTAATTCAACAGCATTTTTCCGATGAAACGTAGTTGCATGTGTTTGGCGATTTTGTTCTACAATAACAATATCGCTGAGTTCAAACTCATCTACCAATCGCGGAGATTGTGTGGCTATGATAATTTGCGCATGCACCGAAGCCGCTTTTATCATACCTGCCAAATAGCTGATAGCAGATGGGTGAAGCCCTAATTCCGGTTCATCTAAAATGATTACTTGGGGTAAAAGCCGGATGGGTTGCAGCAATAAAGCAGCCAGACACATAAATCGCAAGGAACCGTCTGATAACTGATGCGGGCCGAAAAGATGCTCCTGATAACTACTGTCGCGCCAATTGAGCGCTATGTACTTGTCATTTAAACTGCCGGGGCGCAGGTCAAAATCGCCAAACTGTGGCATAACTTTTTGCACATAACGTACAACTTTCCGATAGTACGGAAACATTTCAGCATCTTCTTTGAGACGGTAGAGGAAGGCGGCCAAATTGCCTGCGTCGCTGTACAGATACTGATTATCCTCAATATAGCCTCTTCCTCGCACGCGAGCAGAGGCCGAAGTATCATGAAAATGATACACTTTACAGTTTCTCAGCAACCGCAACACGGTTGCGGCTGTTTGCCTGTCAGCCTGTTTAGCATCTTTCCCCGTAGCGATTTGTAAAATATCGGATTCTCTAACGCCCGGATTAAGTGTCAGGACAAACGGCTTCTCGGAATTATGTTTTTGGTAGCGGATTTGCTCTTCTGCAAAAATCAGAATATCCCCGGCAGCATGGGTAAGTCTGAATAGGTACTCATCTTTCGCCTGTTCATCTTCAAAAGTAAGGCAAGCACTGATTTCGCGCGTATGTTTTGTGCCAAAGTAAAGAAATGATTCTGCATATCCTCGCTCGGCAATATAGGACTGCAAGGCTCCTGTCATCATGTAGTTCAACATGCTGAAAAAGGAAACTAAGTTGCTTTTGCCTACGCCATTCGCACCCAACAACACCGTTATATCGCCAAAATCTATGGTTGCTCCATGCCTGTTGTCAAAAGATTTGTAGCCTTTTAAACTGATAGATTTTAATTTCATCGCATACTTTCTTTGACTCAAAACAAACTTATACATTTTTATCCGCACAAAAAAGCCTGCACTCGGCAGAGGCAGGCTTCCGTAAATAAGGGTAAATACAACGCAAAAAACAGTCGCTTAGTCCACGTTATCGTGCAAAAATCGGTTATTGCCGAGCATGTGGTCGCCATCGGTGATGTTCATCCGTGAAACCGGATTGACCGAAGAATGGTCTACATCGTTGAGTTTAACATTGCGGCGCAGATAAGCCGGTATATCTTTTTTTTCGTTCAATTCCTGATTGCTCAGTTCGTGAATGGATTTGGCGCTTTCCACACGCTGCAAGCGCGATTTATATTGCTCTTCCAACAGGCGACGACGCAGTTCTTCGTCCGATTCCAACGCCATTGGCGGCGGCAACTCCTCCCCGTCTAAGCGATAAACTACTTTTTCGGGAGCTTTGGGCTGTACCGTTTTCATGGGTTTAGGCTGTGGAGCAATCACATCCTCGTCTTTATCAAAGAAA encodes:
- a CDS encoding AAA family ATPase, with amino-acid sequence MKLKSISLKGYKSFDNRHGATIDFGDITVLLGANGVGKSNLVSFFSMLNYMMTGALQSYIAERGYAESFLYFGTKHTREISACLTFEDEQAKDEYLFRLTHAAGDILIFAEEQIRYQKHNSEKPFVLTLNPGVRESDILQIATGKDAKQADRQTAATVLRLLRNCKVYHFHDTSASARVRGRGYIEDNQYLYSDAGNLAAFLYRLKEDAEMFPYYRKVVRYVQKVMPQFGDFDLRPGSLNDKYIALNWRDSSYQEHLFGPHQLSDGSLRFMCLAALLLQPIRLLPQVIILDEPELGLHPSAISYLAGMIKAASVHAQIIIATQSPRLVDEFELSDIVIVEQNRQTHATTFHRKNAVELAEWLGNYSLSELWEKNVIGGQP
- a CDS encoding DUF4276 family protein, yielding MNVIRVNIVAEGQTEMEFCRQVLNPHFNPKGIFIESRCVKTSRNRHKIFRGGSLDYQRVKADIMRWIKEEKSGEPYFSTMFDLYALSDDFPGFQQAQHITDPYQKVAFLENALKQDLGYRKFIPYIQLHEFESLLLANPDSLLLEYPDKRDAIEQLKAVVAQYEGNPELVNEGKETAPSKHIIRLIPEYEGNKVSVGAILPGIDYLEAAQKYCQHFREWLSQIEQLRFHATAGL
- a CDS encoding DUF6882 domain-containing protein, whose translation is MTVNTSLHTAPCQTEQELIERYGAIALEKQTAFYQIIGNQPWHINVEGSHVIFGSNLVCPIQVIGTYIPDSQAWLYAWANPAGNFPEAVLSHARQLKEYGERYNNDFLRYHGFQATENDVHKLGLIASGMFKATGYFIADLGDTALLLTVYNARVPNRTKEDLGAIPDIFPAICNLFPMNQRSAFLQYLVAKGLEYGEDGDTVTALKNDVSIVAKFDENGRMTNLEATA